From Candidatus Manganitrophus morganii, the proteins below share one genomic window:
- the uvrA gene encoding excinuclease ABC subunit UvrA, whose product MSKDFISIKGARQNNLKGLELELPLNELIVVTGVSGSGKSSLAFDTIYAEGQRRYVETFSPYARQFLDRMDKPRTDRIEGIPPAIAIDQTNPVRTSRSTVGTMTELNDHLKLLFARAARLYCRGCGRIVRRDTADSIAEELLAKDENGLSALIVFPVPIPQNFSAEEMKGLLAGQGYTRIHREQNGLLEVISDRVRLTPDRRPRLVEALEISLHQGRGRVSIYPFDEAGQTGAPRRFSSDFHCPDCDLVYRDPSPSLFSFNSPIGACDACRGFGRTMGIDDGLVIPDEGKSLAQGAVRPWQTESNRECQEDLIRLARRRGIPIDTPWRQLGEEEKRWVIEGEGEWEDKKWYGVRRFFRWLETKSYKMHIRVLLSKYRAYLPCADCLGARLKPDPLLWRIGTGEDADRALPPERRFKPASVSIDTAAFAALPGLTIHDVMLLPIERCAGFFDRLQLPAPLDEATDLLLKEIRTRLRYLVEVGLGYLSLDRQSRTLSGGEVQRINLTTALGTSLVNTLFVLDEPSIGLHPRDMGRVIGVLQRLRDAGNSLIVVEHDPQVMLAADRILDLGPGPGERGGEIVFFGTPGQLLRARRSLTAEYLTGKRAVASEADRAPKPPASASLEIVGAAENNLKNVDVKIPLGRLVCLTGVSGSGKSTLLQDVCYRALRKIKGKPTEPAGRHRALRGHEQIRDVVLVDQSPIGRTTRSNPASYVGAFEAIRKAFAAEPLSRERGYLASTFSFNAGTGRCPTCAGCGFEHVEMQFLSDVYLRCPDCDGRRYRPEVLEVKVAPSNAPEKGALKSIADVLEMTVSEALAFFAGDVEVARSLEPLQAVGLDYLRLGQPVPTLSGGEAQRLKLAGFLAEAHGGKAGETGLLFLFDEPTTGLHFHDIAKLLGAFRRLLAEGHSLVVIEHNLDVIRASDWIIDLGPEGGDAGGEIVCAGTPEEVAKCDRSHTGVALKAYAQAVVSVVPSARPARRANRSGKNDVIRIHNAREHNLKGVDVEIPRDRFTVITGVSGSGKSTLAFDILFGEGQRRYLESLNAYARQFVQPSSRPDVDAIFGIPPTVAIEQRTSRGGRKSTVATMTEIYHFLRLLFVKLGTQSCPDCDIEIEQQTPEAILARLMRDERGKRISLLAPLVVARKGYYTDLAKWAEAKGFTQLRVDGVMTPVAPWPRLDRFKEHNIELPIGEIKVQPSAEAALRALLTRALAFGKGVVQIAPSEKIFSIKRACARCGRSFAELDPRLFSYNSKHGWCGRCYGTGIVLPGFDQEQTGEEIWWNAWWEGAEATCPACEGKRLCPEALAVRFRNENIAEMAALPVEAAERFFRDLKLKGREAEIARDLLAEIRSRLAFLKQVGLGYLSLDRAAPTLSGGEAQRIRLASQLGSNLRGVCYILDEPTIGLHPRDNRLLLDTLHALEAKGNTVVVVEHDEETIRRAEYVVDLGPGAGRNGGHVVAQGSVKELMRHPESVTGKFLAEPLRHPLIERRPPLNAGEPRLTIVGARLNNLKNLKIDLPLRRLVCVTGVSGSGKSTLVRSVLHDNLRHLLAAKRGRGAPGLAGCDEIRGWESVRNVLEVDQTPIGKTPRSCPATYVGFWDEIRRLFAATPEARMRGYGPSRFSFNVKGGRCEGCEGQGARKIEMSFLPDVTVACEVCVGARFTPETMLVRFKEKNISEVLAMSVDEAAEFFTAHARIHHALRLLQDVGLGYLTLGQQSPTLSGGEAQRIKLVTELAKAKPVEAESAAFSHSLYVLDEPTIGLHMADVEKLIRVLHRLVAAGNTVILIEHNLDIIAEADWLIDLGPEGGDGGGRIVAAGPPEKIIRARNGSHTAKILAEFLKK is encoded by the coding sequence ATGTCGAAAGATTTTATCTCCATCAAAGGGGCCCGGCAGAACAATCTGAAGGGGCTTGAACTGGAGCTTCCGCTCAACGAATTGATCGTCGTTACCGGGGTGAGCGGCTCGGGGAAATCGTCGCTCGCGTTCGATACGATTTATGCCGAGGGGCAGCGCCGCTACGTCGAAACTTTCTCGCCGTACGCCCGGCAGTTTCTCGACCGGATGGACAAGCCCCGGACCGACCGGATCGAAGGGATTCCGCCGGCGATCGCGATCGATCAGACCAACCCGGTCCGGACCTCGCGCTCAACGGTTGGAACCATGACCGAGTTGAACGACCACCTCAAGCTCCTCTTTGCGCGCGCCGCCCGGCTCTACTGCCGCGGCTGCGGCCGGATCGTCCGGCGCGACACGGCCGACAGCATCGCCGAGGAGCTTCTGGCAAAAGACGAAAACGGGTTGTCGGCGTTGATCGTTTTCCCCGTGCCGATTCCGCAGAACTTCTCGGCGGAAGAGATGAAGGGCTTGCTCGCCGGACAGGGTTACACGCGGATTCACCGGGAGCAGAACGGGCTTCTCGAAGTGATTTCCGATCGCGTCCGGCTCACTCCCGATCGCCGCCCCCGCCTGGTCGAGGCGCTGGAGATCTCTCTTCACCAGGGACGGGGCCGTGTTTCGATTTATCCGTTCGATGAGGCCGGTCAGACCGGCGCGCCCCGTCGCTTTTCTTCCGACTTCCATTGCCCCGACTGCGATCTCGTTTATCGCGATCCGTCGCCGAGCCTCTTTTCGTTCAATTCGCCGATCGGCGCCTGCGACGCCTGCCGCGGCTTCGGCCGGACAATGGGGATCGACGACGGCCTCGTCATCCCCGATGAAGGGAAGAGCCTCGCACAGGGGGCGGTCCGCCCCTGGCAGACCGAGAGCAACCGCGAGTGCCAGGAGGATCTGATCCGGCTCGCGCGCCGCCGCGGGATTCCGATCGACACCCCTTGGCGACAGCTCGGCGAAGAGGAGAAACGGTGGGTGATCGAAGGAGAGGGGGAGTGGGAGGATAAAAAGTGGTACGGCGTGCGCCGGTTTTTCCGGTGGCTGGAGACGAAGAGCTACAAGATGCACATCCGGGTCCTTCTCTCGAAGTACCGCGCCTATCTTCCCTGCGCCGATTGCCTCGGCGCCCGGCTCAAACCCGACCCCCTCCTCTGGCGGATCGGGACCGGGGAAGATGCCGATCGGGCGCTTCCGCCCGAGCGCCGGTTCAAGCCGGCCTCCGTCTCGATCGATACCGCGGCCTTCGCCGCGCTTCCGGGGCTGACGATCCATGACGTCATGCTCCTCCCGATCGAGCGCTGCGCCGGTTTTTTCGACCGGCTTCAGCTTCCGGCGCCGTTGGATGAAGCGACCGATCTCCTCCTCAAAGAAATCCGGACACGCCTCCGTTATCTCGTCGAGGTCGGGCTCGGCTATCTCTCCCTCGACCGCCAGTCGCGGACCCTCTCCGGCGGCGAAGTCCAGCGGATCAATCTGACGACCGCCCTCGGCACGTCGCTCGTCAACACCCTCTTCGTCCTCGACGAGCCGAGCATCGGGCTGCACCCGCGCGACATGGGACGGGTGATCGGTGTCCTCCAACGCCTTCGCGACGCCGGAAATTCGCTAATCGTCGTGGAGCACGACCCGCAGGTGATGCTTGCCGCCGACCGGATTCTCGATTTGGGGCCGGGGCCGGGGGAGCGGGGCGGAGAGATCGTCTTCTTCGGCACCCCCGGACAACTGCTGCGGGCGCGCCGCTCTCTCACCGCCGAATACCTCACCGGAAAACGCGCCGTCGCGTCGGAAGCAGATCGGGCCCCGAAGCCGCCGGCATCCGCGTCGCTTGAGATCGTGGGGGCGGCGGAAAATAATCTGAAAAACGTCGATGTGAAGATCCCGCTGGGGCGGCTGGTTTGTTTGACCGGGGTGAGCGGCTCGGGAAAATCGACCCTCCTGCAGGATGTCTGTTATCGGGCGCTCCGCAAAATCAAGGGGAAGCCGACCGAACCGGCGGGCCGGCACCGGGCGCTCCGGGGCCATGAGCAGATCCGCGACGTGGTCCTCGTCGACCAATCGCCGATTGGGCGGACGACCCGCTCCAACCCGGCGAGCTACGTCGGGGCGTTTGAGGCGATCCGCAAAGCCTTTGCCGCCGAGCCGCTCTCGCGCGAGCGGGGCTATCTGGCATCGACCTTCAGCTTCAACGCGGGGACGGGGCGCTGCCCGACCTGCGCCGGCTGCGGCTTCGAGCATGTCGAGATGCAGTTCTTGAGCGATGTCTACCTTCGCTGTCCCGACTGCGACGGCCGCCGCTACCGGCCGGAAGTGTTGGAGGTGAAGGTGGCCCCGTCGAACGCCCCCGAGAAGGGGGCGCTTAAGTCGATTGCCGATGTGCTCGAAATGACCGTCTCCGAAGCGCTCGCTTTTTTTGCGGGCGATGTCGAGGTCGCCCGATCGTTGGAGCCGCTCCAGGCGGTCGGGCTCGATTACCTTCGGCTCGGCCAGCCGGTTCCGACCTTGAGCGGCGGCGAGGCGCAACGGCTGAAGCTCGCCGGGTTTCTCGCCGAAGCCCACGGCGGAAAAGCGGGTGAAACAGGACTTCTCTTCCTTTTCGATGAGCCGACGACCGGACTCCACTTTCACGACATCGCCAAGCTCCTCGGCGCTTTTCGGCGGCTGCTCGCCGAGGGACATTCGCTGGTGGTGATCGAGCATAACCTCGATGTGATCCGCGCGTCGGATTGGATCATCGATCTCGGTCCCGAGGGGGGCGATGCCGGTGGGGAGATTGTCTGCGCCGGGACGCCGGAGGAAGTCGCCAAGTGCGACCGGAGCCACACCGGTGTCGCTTTGAAAGCGTATGCGCAGGCGGTCGTCTCGGTCGTGCCGTCGGCCCGTCCGGCGCGCCGCGCGAATCGATCGGGAAAGAACGATGTGATCCGGATCCATAACGCGCGGGAGCACAACCTGAAGGGGGTCGATGTCGAAATTCCGCGCGACCGGTTCACCGTCATCACCGGGGTGAGCGGGAGCGGCAAGAGCACGCTGGCGTTCGATATTCTTTTCGGGGAGGGGCAGCGGCGGTATCTCGAATCGCTCAACGCTTACGCCCGGCAGTTCGTCCAGCCCTCCTCCCGGCCCGACGTCGATGCGATCTTCGGCATCCCGCCGACGGTGGCGATCGAGCAGCGGACCAGCCGCGGGGGACGGAAGAGCACCGTCGCGACGATGACCGAGATTTACCATTTTCTCCGGCTCCTCTTCGTGAAGCTCGGGACGCAATCGTGTCCCGATTGCGATATCGAGATCGAGCAGCAGACGCCGGAAGCGATCCTGGCCCGATTGATGCGCGATGAACGCGGGAAACGGATCAGTCTGCTGGCGCCGCTCGTCGTGGCCCGGAAAGGCTATTACACCGACCTGGCGAAGTGGGCGGAGGCGAAAGGTTTTACACAGCTTCGGGTCGACGGGGTGATGACGCCGGTTGCGCCGTGGCCGCGGCTCGACCGGTTCAAGGAGCACAACATTGAATTGCCGATCGGCGAGATCAAGGTCCAGCCGTCGGCGGAGGCCGCGCTGCGCGCGCTGCTGACCCGCGCGTTGGCGTTCGGGAAGGGGGTCGTCCAGATCGCCCCCTCCGAGAAAATTTTCTCGATCAAGCGGGCCTGCGCCCGCTGCGGCCGCAGCTTCGCCGAGCTCGATCCGCGCCTGTTCTCCTACAACTCGAAGCACGGCTGGTGCGGGCGCTGTTATGGAACGGGAATCGTCCTTCCGGGGTTCGATCAGGAGCAGACGGGGGAGGAGATCTGGTGGAACGCCTGGTGGGAAGGGGCCGAAGCGACCTGCCCCGCCTGTGAGGGGAAGCGCCTCTGCCCGGAGGCGCTCGCCGTCCGTTTCCGAAATGAAAATATCGCCGAGATGGCCGCCCTTCCGGTTGAAGCGGCGGAGCGGTTTTTCCGTGATCTCAAGCTAAAGGGACGGGAAGCGGAGATCGCCCGGGATCTTCTGGCGGAGATCCGATCCCGTCTGGCGTTTTTAAAGCAGGTCGGCCTCGGCTATCTTTCGCTCGATCGGGCGGCGCCGACCCTCTCCGGCGGCGAGGCCCAGCGGATTCGCCTTGCCTCGCAGCTCGGATCGAACCTGCGCGGCGTCTGCTACATCCTCGATGAGCCGACGATCGGCCTCCATCCGCGCGACAACCGCCTATTGCTCGACACCCTCCACGCGCTCGAAGCGAAGGGGAATACCGTGGTGGTGGTCGAGCATGACGAGGAGACGATCCGCCGCGCGGAGTATGTGGTCGATCTCGGTCCCGGCGCCGGACGCAACGGCGGGCATGTGGTGGCCCAGGGTTCCGTGAAAGAGTTGATGCGTCATCCCGAATCGGTCACCGGGAAATTTCTGGCCGAGCCGCTCCGGCATCCGTTGATCGAGCGGAGGCCGCCGCTCAACGCGGGGGAGCCGCGCCTGACGATCGTCGGCGCCCGGTTGAACAATCTGAAAAATCTCAAGATCGATCTTCCGCTCCGTCGGCTCGTCTGCGTTACCGGCGTGAGCGGCAGCGGCAAGAGCACCCTGGTCCGGAGTGTCCTGCACGACAATCTGAGACACCTTCTCGCCGCCAAGCGGGGCCGCGGCGCGCCGGGTCTCGCCGGGTGCGATGAGATCCGCGGTTGGGAGTCGGTCCGAAACGTCCTCGAAGTCGACCAAACGCCGATTGGAAAGACCCCTCGCTCCTGTCCCGCGACCTACGTCGGATTTTGGGACGAGATCCGCCGCCTCTTCGCCGCGACCCCGGAAGCCCGGATGCGCGGCTACGGTCCGAGCCGGTTTTCGTTCAACGTGAAGGGGGGACGGTGCGAAGGGTGCGAGGGGCAGGGGGCGCGGAAGATCGAGATGAGCTTCCTTCCGGACGTGACGGTCGCCTGCGAGGTCTGCGTCGGCGCCCGCTTCACCCCCGAAACGATGCTGGTCCGCTTCAAAGAGAAGAACATCAGCGAAGTGCTCGCCATGAGCGTCGATGAAGCGGCCGAATTCTTCACCGCCCACGCCCGGATTCACCACGCCCTGCGGCTGCTTCAGGATGTCGGCCTCGGCTACTTGACCCTGGGTCAGCAGAGCCCGACCCTCTCCGGCGGGGAGGCGCAGCGGATCAAGCTGGTGACCGAGCTGGCGAAGGCGAAGCCGGTGGAGGCCGAGTCGGCGGCCTTTTCCCATTCGCTTTATGTGCTGGACGAGCCGACGATCGGCCTGCACATGGCCGACGTGGAAAAGCTGATCCGGGTGTTGCACCGATTGGTGGCGGCGGGCAATACGGTCATTCTGATCGAGCACAACCTCGACATCATCGCCGAAGCCGACTGGCTGATCGACCTGGGGCCGGAGGGGGGGGACGGCGGCGGCCGGATCGTCGCGGCGGGACCGCCGGAGAAGATCATCCGCGCCCGCAACGGATCGCATACGGCGAAGATCTTGGCCGAGTTTCTGAAGAAATGA